The region GGCAAACCTCAGAGGCGATTCGGAAGCTCATTGGCTTGCAAGCAAAAACAGCCCGTCTAGTTCGCAATGGTCAAGAAGTGGATATTCCCATTGCGGACGTGGTCGTTGGAGATGTGATTTTGGTGCGTCCAGGCGAAACGGTTCCAGTTGATGGTGAAATTTTGCAGGGAACATCCACGATTAACGAAGCAATGGTCACTGGAGAAAGTCTGCCTGTGAAGAAACAGCCTGGTGATGAGGTGATTGGCGCAACGATCAACAAGACAGGCAGCTTTCAATTTCGGGCAACACGGGTGGGAAAAGATACCTTTCTGGCACAGATCGTTAAGCTAGTGCAGCAAGCACAGGGATCAAAAGCACCAATTCAACGGTTGGCAGATCAGGTCACGGGTTGGTTTGTGCCTGTTGTCATTGCAACTGCGATTCTCACATTCATTCTCTGGTTTAACCTGATGGGCAATGTCACCATGGCGCTGATGACGATGGTGGAAGTGCTGATCATTGCCTGCCCCTGCGCACTGGGGCTAGCCACTCCCATGTCAATTATGGTGGGGACAGGGAAAGGAGCGGAAAACGGCATTTTGATCAAAGGGGCAGAAAGCCTAGAAATAGCCCACAAGCTGCAAGTGATCGTGTTAGACAAGACTGGCACTATTACGCAGGGTAAACCCGCCGTTACCGATTTCCTCACAGTTAATGGTACAGCGAACCAGAATGAATTCAACCTGTTGCAGTTAGCCGCCGCCGTTGAACGCCATTCAGAGCATCCTCTGGCAGAAGCCGTTGTGCAATACGCCCGATCGCAGCTTGCTGAAGCAGGGGGCAATCAAACGTTACCTGATGTCCAGGCATTTGAAGCTGTAGCAGGTAGTGGCGTGCAAGGTACCGTGTTGGGTCAGCGCGTACAAATTGGTACATACCGTTGGATGATCGAACTGGGAATTGATCTAAGCTACTTGCAACAAGACTGGCAGCATCTAGAGTATCTGGGCAGAACTGTAATTTGGATGGCAGTCAATGGCAAGGTGGAAGCAATTATGGGAATTGCAGATGCCGTCAAACCTTCGGCTGCTTCTACCATTCGCACCTTAAAACGAATGGGGTTGGAAGTTGTGATGCTCACTGGAGACAATCGCCGCACGGCAGAAGTAATTGCGCGTGAAGTGGGAATTGAATCCGTTCTGGCAGAAATTCGGCCTGACCAGAAATCAGCCGTGGTTGCCGCCTTGCAGCAAGGAAACAAAGGGATAGGGCAATGGTGCGATCGCCAATCGTCCCAATCTCCACCCCATCCTTGCTCTCAAATCGTGGCTATGGTCGGGGATGGCATTAATGACGCACCTGCCCTGGCTCAAGCCAATGTGGGAATCGCCATCGGCACTGGAACAGATGTGGCGATCGCTGCCAGTGATATCACGTTGATCTCAGGAGATTTGCATGGCATTGTCACCGCCATTCAACTCAGTCGCGCTACCATGCGAAATATTCGGCAAAATCTATTTTTTGCATTTATCTACAACGTTGCTGGCATTCCCATCGCCGCTGGCATTCTCTATCCATTCTTTGGCTGGCTTCTAAGTCCTATGATTGCTGGAGCAGCAATGGCATTTAGCTCTGTTTCAGTCGTCACCAACGCTTTACGATTGCGAAATTTCCAACCCAAGCTACGCGGCGAGAGTTAACATGATCCACACATTAGCCTTAATTAGCAGCATCCCCAGTTTCGCAGTTCTACTGGGCGTCCTATCTGGCACTGCGATTGCAGCAAGATACCCACAGTCTGTTCCCCAAATGTCCCACTCGGATCAGATAGACATAACCGTTATCAACTTTGATCGGACAACAATTGTCAGCCAGCCTTTCCAGGCTAAGGGTTGCGATGGCAGCGATTGTTCTGATCTGACTAACCATCGCGAGCCTATGCAAACTGATTCAACTGGGCAAACTGGGCAGTTTCAGCAAATCGACCAACCCCAATGGGTGAAATCTATCATCACCGTAGGCGGATTAGGATTGATTGGGTTAGAACTTTGGTGGTTCTTACTTAGTCAACCCAAATCTCATAAACTGGATGGGCACTAAATCTGAATTAAGACTATCTTTTTAGGATTCCTCGTATTTTTCGTAAGCGGCAACAATTCGCTGTACCAATGGGTGACGCACCACATCGGCTTTAGTAAGATGACACATGGCAATACCCTCAACAGATTGCAGCACCTTCTGCGCTATTGCCAAGCCAGACATTTGGTTGGAGGGTAAGTCAGTTTGCGTCAGGTCTCCTGTGACAACCATGCGAGAACGAAACCCAAGCCGAGTCAAAATCATTTTCATCTGCGATGGCGTAGTATTCTGCGCTTCATCCAGAATCACAAAAGCGTTATTGAGGGTACGTCCCCGCATATAGGCAATAGGGGCAACTTCAATCACTCCCCGTTCCATCAAGCCCGGAA is a window of Leptolyngbyaceae cyanobacterium JSC-12 DNA encoding:
- a CDS encoding copper/silver-translocating P-type ATPase (IMG reference gene:2510094674~PFAM: E1-E2 ATPase; Heavy-metal-associated domain; haloacid dehalogenase-like hydrolase~TIGRFAM: copper-(or silver)-translocating P-type ATPase; heavy metal translocating P-type ATPase; ATPase, P-type (transporting), HAD superfamily, subfamily IC), which encodes METATLKLRGMSCASCANIVEVVIRSVPGVSTCSVNFGAEQASVQYNPSQTDLATIQAAINAAGYSALPLQDDVLAPENDAERREQQAENRQLSRKVWISSIISTLLVIGSLPIMTGWQILWLPMWLHNPWLQLVLTTPVLFWAGSSFFVNAWKAFKRRTATMDTLVAIGTGTAYLYSLFPTILPQWFIAQGLSPDVYFEAAAVIITLILLGRLLENRAKGQTSEAIRKLIGLQAKTARLVRNGQEVDIPIADVVVGDVILVRPGETVPVDGEILQGTSTINEAMVTGESLPVKKQPGDEVIGATINKTGSFQFRATRVGKDTFLAQIVKLVQQAQGSKAPIQRLADQVTGWFVPVVIATAILTFILWFNLMGNVTMALMTMVEVLIIACPCALGLATPMSIMVGTGKGAENGILIKGAESLEIAHKLQVIVLDKTGTITQGKPAVTDFLTVNGTANQNEFNLLQLAAAVERHSEHPLAEAVVQYARSQLAEAGGNQTLPDVQAFEAVAGSGVQGTVLGQRVQIGTYRWMIELGIDLSYLQQDWQHLEYLGRTVIWMAVNGKVEAIMGIADAVKPSAASTIRTLKRMGLEVVMLTGDNRRTAEVIAREVGIESVLAEIRPDQKSAVVAALQQGNKGIGQWCDRQSSQSPPHPCSQIVAMVGDGINDAPALAQANVGIAIGTGTDVAIAASDITLISGDLHGIVTAIQLSRATMRNIRQNLFFAFIYNVAGIPIAAGILYPFFGWLLSPMIAGAAMAFSSVSVVTNALRLRNFQPKLRGES